The DNA region aaatatctaATGCTTCACCTGGTTGCACTGACAGACAAACATGCAGAAAGATGAACACACAAAATGCGGGACAGCATTGAATTTGATCATTCGCAAgaggaatgtatttttatataaaaatgtgccgTTTTCTCATGTTCTCACTAGGGCTGGTTTATAGGATGATTTAATTGTATATCGATGAATAGAGCTGGGTagtttccaaatattttaaacagtatcccatttaccatgattttaaaaaCGTGCTAAtcgaaaattaaacaattaaaatcattTCGGATTTTAGAGACAGGCTGTGTCAATTTTCATTGCTCTGTTGATTGTCGACATGTTCTCTAAATAGAATCAGCGGATGACATCAACGgatgatcacttttgcactgatattcctggccaaattgagaacagaTACTAAGGATGTCTGCATACTATTTACAtgtcacagcaagcattgtcctacataaagacattggagtaagccatgtggatgaatctgcttgtttTAGGTGCTTATGCCTcaagttggctggagtttgttttgtggaatatttcttacaggacattggagtgagtttgactgcACAAAGAACTGAATAGATGCTTTGTGCAggttccgctagcggctggagcttgttttgtgcagGCCCAGACCTTCAAGACAattaagtggatgaatctacactttttttgtgtgtttattccgcttatgggctggagtttgttttatagatgatcttctgatgtgtaattctgtttaaaaaaaattgtgtggaagcaccggacttgagcaatctgatggcaagttTGTCGCAGGGACTATcagtaggcgtacatggactgtttgagtttagagggatggacaccaatTGGTGATGTTGTGCGtagggttaatgcacatgtttttcttttttttgctggggAAAGTTcggggttgattgttgcaccaatgtggaatgtggtctttataattacatttttatctaatttctctactatgttaatgtcaaatactaatatgagtggattgtcactctcacatggaatgtgaatggttgggacaccccataaaaagaaggaaggttatttattttcttaaaaacgtAAGAAATAggatatagtgtttcttaaagaaacacaagttttctgcaggaagctgaacattttgggaagatatgggatggacatgttttctttagtgctggctcgagtaagagcaggggagtcattacattgataagtaaacatctacaattcaaatgtctccaacggattaaagttaaattagagtcattatttttttttttgaaattcaggggcaaaggttgattttggctaatatttctgcacataacaatgtgcattataacaatataatgttgggaggagactttaatctgttgatggattcagtccttgatcatagtaaaggaaaagtgtgtaagtcccctagagcaacatctacgcttcagaggatgtgtacaaatcttggtcttacagatatttggagacttttgaacccatatgGTAGGGTCTATACATTTGAATCCatatggtagggactatacatcttAGTCTCTGATCACACTCTGGTGAGTttaaaggtgttgccacatacagagaaaaaaaaaaaagaatatagttggtgttttaatgtttcccttttgcaaaattctgagtTCCAACTAATTTTAAAGTCCgaaatcattgtttatatggagtccaactggtcctcattatcttctgtgggcgtggcttgtagacacttaaggcatttcttaggggtcggatcatacagtatgcctcattcatcaaaaaatccaaagcatgagaactcgtggagttggaggggaatattaaaagtgccgaggcagagctgaagcgccaaatgtcgtctgatggcctcagagaattgacccgattgaaatacagatataatactattttgtcatactttgagtcggggacaaagcagggaagcttttggctagatatataaaggaaagagtctttttctaccattccctcaattaAATCTGctgctggtgaaatatttaccattgatattaataatacttttaaagaaatctatcttgatctttatagttccatgttttcgctctactgatgaagatattagaaattttgtggaaccattagatctccctaaactgttgactgagcaaacattttttattgattctggagataaacttggaggagcttggcgaggtaattaagcccttacctacaggcaaggctctggggtctaAATTCTATTtaactggtctaaatctgaaactttggctctgacagcatactgcccagtaaacAGCTTTTCATCTGAcatctttcagtggcccaaacagggcatttagtatttgggtattttattcccagcaaatttatgtgaatttatgttaattttgaccatttaaaaaaaatttgagggatgtgggcaggtggggtaTGTTGGttaattgtatatgtttttaagtcatcaagtattttatttggactgtttgtttatatgcgtgtctgttgttattttatgtttgaccACTGGAATGTATGTGTGGTTGCAGGTGGTGGGGGggtacataaatgttaaaagttgtttaaattgagttctatttcatttttaggaggcagtaactgcattacccaagcataaaacaaacacaaattaatgtgCATGTACCAGAAGCTAAACTGGTATGGCGACATCCACAGATTGTCTACTAAATGTGTATACCCACCTCCCTTAATGAGACAGGCTCAGGTTCCTGTGATAAGCCATTCCCTGCGGTGGATGCAGCACAGGGCAAAGGTGATGAGGATTGCGGCACATTAAGTGGTGAATGTGATGGTGTATCAGATGTGCATACTTCAGTGGGTGACGGGGACAGCTGGAAAACATAATCAGAAGTAATATCATATGGACTAAATGAAAGGctcaaaagtaccaaaaaagCACCTGTAAAGAAATTGAGGTGTTAATTATTTGTGATGCGTCTGTGTTCATATATATTACTCACCGAGCAATCTTTTGTGACAGCTGTTTAGTGACCTGATCATGCAATAGCTTGAGATGTTTCTTTTCACTCTCATTCCTCTCAGTCTCTGCTCTTTTAAAGCGATTATAACAATCTTCATGATGTTGTCGCAACTTTGACATTCTTGATTGAAACCGCTGCTGTAGATATAAAAGAGGTATTTAGCTTAAGCCAAGAGTAAAATATACATTGTCAATGTTAAAAACTGTGGCACCTAAAGACATTTAAGCATCACTGAGGTGAGCCAAAAGGTAAGatgtatgttttgttaatttaacgaagttgttttatttttggtaagCACTGCTCTGGTATAGTTGAGGGAAAAGTGAGGACAAGTCAAAGAAATTTGGTATCACTTCTCACTTGACTTGTTAACACTTACATTAAGCGTCGTGGAAGGGAAGAATGTGACCAGAAGTGAAGATTATCATaactttttaattctgttattttcttaTAAACATCATTAATTTAGCTTGGGAAGACATTAATGGCCGGACTGCAGTTGTGTCGATTACATTGGGACTATCAAAATTTGgtacctgttgacttgcattgtactggacctacagagctgagatattcttctaaaaatctttatttgtgttctgctgaagaaagaaagtcatattcatctgtgatggcatgaatataatgaaagaattgttattttagggtaaactactcctttaagagttagttatattgttttaatgcattgtaAAATCCGGCCTCTAAGCTTCAAAATTACCCATTTTGTCATTACAAGGAGTGAAGCAGAATTAACTGTACTTACCGATTTCTGTGGGCCCAAACTGCTGACTGATTTTACATCACTGGATTCTGTTGACGGTTCATTTAAAGACTGGAGAAATATGAGACCATAAAACACATTAGCAATTAATGACAGgaaaaaggcatcatatattgctGCTTATGAATTCTAGCATTTTCTTTATGGTACCTTGGCTCTCCACGGCCAGTCCGAGTCGCCATAGTTGTAAGTGATTTCTTCACCTGGTAAAATGTCTCGTACAGCAAATAGACAAAGATGAGGCTTTTTCTTCACTTCAACAGTTCTCATTTTGCAAGTTGGATTTTTGTGCTCATCGTTGACAAGTCTTCCCAGGGACTTGTCTTCCTTGGATGCATCCatactatataaacacacacacttaccattaaatgtatgcaagacatatacagaagtgtttttcacatctacagtctgttttatattaaaggcacagttcactataattctctcatcatttactcgccctcatatgactttctgtctcctGTGGTAATCATTTTTGACGtgttttggtccttacaatgtaagccAATGGAGTCCAaagctttcaagctcaaaaaggtTATAAAGGGAAAACATACAGCTgctcaaaaaaatttaatattgtggaaaattcattcaaaaagtggaactttctatattctagattcatttcacataaaaaattattgttgcaatcttgatgattactgcttacagctcatagaaataaaaaatccagtatctcaatatATTAGAatacagaatttataatacagaaatatcaACCTGAGAAGAGttttaatcagctaattaactcaaaacacctgcaaaggtttCCCGAGCCTTTAATCTCCGTCTGGTTCAGTACACACaaccacaatcatggggaagactggtgACTTGACAGTTGTCCAGACGACACTCATTGACATCCTCCACTAGGAGGGTAAGCCACAGAAGGTCATTGCTGAATGAGTGCTGTTCCATTCCAAGACCAGAGACAACGCCAGAACCGTCTTACCTGGGTTAAAGGAGAAGAACTGGACCGTTGCTCAGTGGAGaggccagtgtgaagtttccacagtcagtgatgatatggggtgccatgtcatctgctggtgttggtccactgttttctctcaagtcgagagtcaattcagccgtctaccaggatattttagagcaattcatgcttccatctgctgacaaggtttttggagatgctgatttccttttccagcaggacttggcacctgcccacagagCCAGAACTACAAGTAACTGGTTTTCTAACAATGGTATTACTGTGCCCAACAATACAGACAAGCTGATGGCCGCTATCAAAGCATCCTGTGCTTCCAGAACACCTCGGCAGTGCCACAGacagattgcctccatgccacgccacattgatgcaataatttgtgcaaaaagagccctgaccaagtattgagtgcataaattaaaatacttttcagaaggttgacatttctgtattataaattctttattctaatattttgagatactggattttttatttccatgagctgtaagctgtaattatcaacattaaaaccaaaaaaaaaaatttcatgtgtaaggaatctagaatatatgaaagttccaatttttaacttttccatgatattcacatttttttagatgcacctgtacCTCTCAagtgtttagtccatgtcttctgaagtgataaaatTAGCTTTGGGTGAGAATTCAACCCAAATATGTCATTATTCTCTATAAATCCTCCGCTgtagttcatgagagaagctggtTTACGGTTGTTTgcacttgacacatgtgcagagcactctacatttcaaatgtgaaaggAGTTATTCATTAATAAAGATTTATAGGGAATGATGACTTAAATTGGGAGTCAGATAGaataagaatgagtaaatgatgagagaatgatcattattGGTAAAATTGGCCCTTTTACTCTCTTGAAGAAAAAGATCTCTTTGAGCTTCCCTGCTACATCAAGTCAACAGTTCTTGATGTACTTACCACCAATATTTTCCATGCCACTGAAAATCAAACAAGAATGTGCTCTCAGTTTCAGTGTAGTTTTTAGTTCGTTCAAGACTCTCCTTTGAACTCAGAAGTTCACCTCTGTATTCAAGAACAAAGTCTCCTCTGCAGAAAGATTCAGTGGTGAAAACGCCACGGCCTAaagcagaaaaaaacattattttgattactgttacAGGGTGTCTGCAATctcatttaataagtaaaaatgGAAATATCTGAAATGTACTAACATTTTACTAATTCAACAGTTCAGCTGCaatacaaaagtaatccaaagtacttaTATTTGAATTGTCTTGCCTTTATATTTGCTGATGTACTGCTCTTGAAGACCAGGCTTTTCAGTTTCAAATATGATGTTATCTTCAGCATCCTGCTGAGGTCTTCTACGTCTTTTACGGATAGCCAGCATGCTGAATTCCACACATAGGGCAATTTTCATGAGGGAAAAAacgattatataaaattaatggaataaacaagcataattacaatgtaaaaaatatcttagaaagaattgttcaatcaaa from Xyrauchen texanus isolate HMW12.3.18 unplaced genomic scaffold, RBS_HiC_50CHRs HiC_scaffold_705, whole genome shotgun sequence includes:
- the LOC127642575 gene encoding uncharacterized protein LOC127642575, with the translated sequence MLAIRKRRRRPQQDAEDNIIFETEKPGLQEQYISKYKGRGVFTTESFCRGDFVLEYRGELLSSKESLERTKNYTETESTFLFDFQWHGKYWCMDASKEDKSLGRLVNDEHKNPTCKMRTVEVKKKPHLCLFAVRDILPGEEITYNYGDSDWPWRAKSLNEPSTESSDVKSVSSLGPQKSQRFQSRMSKLRQHHEDCYNRFKRAETERNESEKKHLKLLHDQVTKQLSQKIARLSFSPYDITSDYVFQLSPSPTEVCTSDTPSHSPLNVPQSSSPLPCAASTAGNGLSQEPEPVSLREYSWKALSDSDVTDYSDVDYVPKSSSDESDDSASGYSMVESSLDEANEKTSGKGMVKSSLKNPTSPFSQSYKDTSSSSDTGVTTPSPNAKVQCKTKETDPSSEDRSFIQSMPSPVQDRKSYRRSSIVFIALSLFQKWQDTLNLSIAMKWALQRQLRFQNILKRGESS